A genomic region of Candidatus Marimicrobium litorale contains the following coding sequences:
- the moaA gene encoding GTP 3',8-cyclase MoaA codes for MKDELPQTLTDRFGRQVDYLRLSVTDRCDFRCVYCMAEDMTFAPKQQVLTLEELQEVAGAFVELGVRKIRLTGGEPLVRNNILSLVEPLGKLKGLEQLALTTNGSQLHRLAEPLFSMGVSRINVSLDSLEPRKFRQLTRHGNLDQVIAGIDSAIDAGFSRIRLNAVILKGRNEDEVLDLVNFALQRDIDIAFIEEMPLGKIDEHDRALSFLSSEALRQIITRQLTLEAAPEQRDAGGPARYYKTGGSPSRIGFISPHSHNFCHLCNRVRVTAEGRLLLCLGNEHSVDLRAVLRSGDYSRQLLKRTIVESLHIKPEKHHFSLSEPPQIIRFMNATGG; via the coding sequence ATGAAGGATGAATTACCTCAAACATTGACAGATCGATTCGGGCGCCAGGTAGACTACCTCCGCCTCTCTGTTACTGACCGGTGCGATTTTCGCTGTGTCTACTGTATGGCGGAAGATATGACCTTCGCGCCCAAGCAGCAGGTATTGACCCTGGAGGAACTGCAGGAGGTAGCCGGGGCCTTCGTCGAACTCGGTGTACGCAAGATACGCCTGACCGGCGGCGAACCTCTGGTTCGTAATAATATTTTGTCGCTGGTCGAACCTTTGGGCAAGCTCAAGGGTCTCGAGCAACTCGCACTTACCACTAACGGATCACAACTGCACCGCCTGGCAGAGCCCCTTTTTTCAATGGGCGTAAGCAGAATCAATGTCAGCCTGGACAGCCTCGAACCACGAAAGTTTCGGCAACTGACGCGGCACGGCAATCTCGACCAGGTTATTGCGGGCATCGATTCGGCTATCGATGCGGGTTTTAGCCGTATCAGGCTGAATGCGGTGATTCTGAAGGGACGCAACGAGGACGAAGTACTGGACCTTGTAAACTTCGCGCTGCAACGAGATATTGATATCGCCTTCATCGAGGAAATGCCCCTGGGCAAAATCGACGAGCACGACAGAGCGCTGAGCTTCCTGAGCAGCGAGGCCTTGCGCCAGATCATCACCCGCCAACTCACTCTGGAGGCCGCACCCGAGCAGCGGGATGCTGGCGGCCCGGCGCGCTACTACAAAACGGGGGGTAGCCCGAGCCGCATCGGCTTTATATCACCCCACAGTCACAACTTCTGCCACCTTTGTAACCGGGTCAGGGTGACCGCAGAGGGTCGGCTGCTGCTTTGCCTGGGCAATGAACACTCCGTCGACTTGCGAGCGGTACTGCGTTCAGGTGACTACTCGAGACAGCTGCTCAAGAGAACTATCGTTGAGTCGCTCCATATCAAGCCGGAAAAGCATCACTTCAGCCTCAGCGAACCGCCACAGATCATTCGCTTTATGAACGCCACGGGCGGTTAG
- a CDS encoding peroxiredoxin, with the protein MAIKAGDKIPDCTLKTMGDKGPLDIATQDIFSGKKVLLFAVPGAFTPGCSLTHLPGYVVNADKIKAQGVDTIACMSVNDAFVMGAWGNDQNASEILMLADGNADFTAALGLELDGSGFGMGTRSQRFAMIVEDGTVSHLNVEDGPGVDASSAETMMTLLS; encoded by the coding sequence ATGGCCATAAAAGCTGGCGACAAGATACCCGATTGCACACTCAAGACCATGGGCGACAAAGGTCCCTTGGATATTGCGACCCAGGATATTTTTTCGGGCAAGAAAGTGCTGCTGTTTGCAGTGCCTGGTGCCTTTACTCCTGGCTGTAGTCTGACACACCTGCCCGGCTACGTGGTAAACGCTGACAAAATCAAGGCTCAGGGCGTCGACACTATCGCCTGCATGTCGGTGAATGATGCCTTCGTCATGGGTGCATGGGGCAACGATCAGAACGCCAGCGAAATCCTGATGCTGGCCGATGGCAACGCTGACTTCACTGCTGCGCTGGGCTTGGAACTGGACGGTAGCGGTTTCGGCATGGGAACCCGCAGCCAACGCTTCGCCATGATTGTCGAGGACGGTACTGTGAGCCACCTGAACGTAGAGGATGGTCCGGGTGTCGACGCGAGTTCCGCCGAAACCATGATGACCTTACTGTCGTAA
- a CDS encoding SLC13 family permease, with protein MRLTLIAGVVDVSRMNDMALWMGPLVGAGAATACLGAGYGGDAATVAFVAVVCVIWWVFEPVPIPVTSLLPLSIFPLFGVLTPAEVAQAYGSPLILLLLGGFLLSKAMEHSGAHRRIALGMVNLFGASSGRRLVMGFMAAAAVLSMWISNTATSLMLLPVALALLDGAENRAKLAPPLLLGIAYAASIGGLGTPIGTPPNLIFMQVYKETTGQSISFTQWMRWALPVVVVLVPAMALVLTRNLQGSLALKLPKVGPWQPQERRVMIIFGLTALAWVTRGEPFGGWQAWLNLPSANDASVALLAVILLFLVPDGRGNRLLTWERATTIPWGVLLLFSGGICLAKGFVSSGISDVMGQGLAAMISMPVYLLMVTICIAVTLMTETTSNTASTALLMPILAAAALAANVPPELIMVPAAMSASCAFMLPVATGPNTVVFSSGAVSTAQMAREGALINLMGAVVISSVCYILLT; from the coding sequence ATGCGACTCACACTGATCGCTGGAGTAGTCGACGTGTCGAGGATGAATGACATGGCCCTCTGGATGGGGCCGCTGGTGGGGGCGGGTGCAGCGACGGCCTGCCTTGGAGCAGGCTATGGCGGTGACGCGGCAACGGTAGCGTTCGTCGCTGTGGTCTGCGTCATCTGGTGGGTGTTTGAGCCGGTGCCGATCCCGGTCACCTCGCTGTTACCTCTGTCCATATTCCCCCTGTTTGGCGTGCTGACCCCCGCTGAGGTGGCGCAGGCCTATGGCTCCCCGCTGATTCTGTTGTTGTTGGGGGGGTTTCTGCTGTCCAAAGCGATGGAGCACTCCGGGGCTCATCGGCGGATTGCGCTGGGAATGGTCAACCTGTTTGGTGCGTCCAGCGGACGGCGTCTCGTTATGGGTTTCATGGCTGCTGCAGCTGTGCTGAGTATGTGGATATCCAATACTGCCACCTCATTGATGCTTCTTCCGGTAGCGCTGGCTCTGCTCGACGGCGCCGAAAATCGCGCGAAACTCGCGCCGCCACTGTTGCTGGGGATAGCCTATGCAGCCAGTATCGGTGGCCTGGGAACGCCTATCGGTACGCCCCCCAATTTGATTTTTATGCAAGTTTACAAGGAAACAACCGGCCAATCGATCAGCTTCACCCAGTGGATGCGTTGGGCCTTGCCTGTGGTGGTGGTGCTGGTGCCCGCCATGGCCCTGGTGCTCACGCGTAACCTACAGGGGTCGCTGGCCTTGAAGCTGCCCAAAGTGGGGCCGTGGCAGCCGCAGGAGCGACGGGTCATGATAATTTTTGGGCTTACAGCACTGGCCTGGGTCACCCGTGGAGAGCCGTTTGGCGGCTGGCAAGCGTGGTTGAACTTACCCTCGGCCAACGATGCCTCTGTCGCCCTGTTAGCTGTGATCCTGCTGTTTTTAGTGCCCGATGGCCGAGGGAACCGCCTGCTGACCTGGGAGCGGGCGACCACCATACCCTGGGGCGTATTGCTGTTATTTTCCGGAGGTATCTGCCTGGCCAAGGGGTTTGTCAGTTCCGGGATCAGTGATGTGATGGGTCAGGGGCTGGCGGCTATGATCAGTATGCCCGTTTATCTGCTGATGGTGACGATTTGTATTGCGGTGACGCTGATGACTGAAACTACTTCGAACACAGCCAGCACTGCGCTTCTCATGCCGATTCTTGCGGCCGCTGCTCTGGCCGCTAACGTGCCGCCGGAACTCATTATGGTGCCGGCCGCCATGAGTGCCAGTTGTGCGTTTATGCTGCCGGTGGCGACTGGGCCTAATACTGTGGTGTTCAGTAGTGGCGCTGTATCGACTGCGCAAATGGCGCGGGAGGGCGCATTGATCAACTTGATGGGGGCGGTGGTGATAAGCAGTGTGTGTTACATCTTGCTGACCTGA
- a CDS encoding VWA domain-containing protein has translation MHSNLVSFIQMLRSHEVRVSPAETLDAVEVAAALGYADRELLRDGLAMTLAKTAEEELIFLQCFERFFKQNLADFTAPEQADSEQADATLSDENTETSDDNFDGSPENALEQAAEDSPALRSLMQGPLMQNLLNNERNELTLAMNQAAQQVDLQQIQMFTQKGQFTRRILDAMGEEQIRRAIIELEQAGNPILPLLQRYRDMLREQVRDYVEREYLLHAEGKTQQFMDEILSKTRLNNIEHVYVGKVQNLIRKMAKKLASQYSRKRKQVKRGQLDMPKTLRKGIPNDGVMFNTYWRQVKKDKPQVLAVCDVSGSVAAYAKFLLLFLYSLQDVLPRVRSFAFSSHLGEVSQYFDDYPVEKAVELVNWKYGGATDYGNSLLDFANLALADISSNTTVIILGDARNNHGDPRLDILQSIYQRSQRVIWLNPESRRSWGTGDSEMLRYQSACHFSAECNNLVHLERIVEQLLKSTR, from the coding sequence ATGCACTCGAATCTCGTCAGTTTTATCCAGATGCTACGCAGCCATGAGGTGAGGGTCTCACCAGCAGAGACGCTGGATGCAGTCGAGGTGGCCGCTGCACTTGGTTATGCAGATCGCGAACTCCTGCGCGACGGGCTGGCTATGACACTGGCCAAAACCGCGGAGGAAGAACTCATTTTTTTGCAGTGTTTCGAGCGATTTTTTAAGCAGAACCTGGCTGACTTCACAGCTCCCGAGCAGGCCGATAGCGAGCAGGCCGATGCAACGCTTTCCGACGAGAACACCGAAACGTCCGACGATAATTTCGACGGCTCACCAGAAAATGCCCTCGAACAAGCCGCGGAAGACTCACCCGCTTTGCGTTCACTCATGCAGGGCCCGTTAATGCAGAACCTGCTCAACAACGAGCGCAACGAACTCACTTTGGCAATGAACCAGGCTGCACAGCAAGTGGATTTGCAGCAGATACAGATGTTCACACAAAAGGGGCAGTTCACGCGGCGCATACTGGATGCCATGGGAGAGGAGCAGATCCGCAGGGCCATTATCGAACTGGAACAGGCAGGCAATCCCATCCTGCCGTTACTCCAGCGCTACCGCGACATGCTGCGAGAACAAGTGCGCGACTACGTTGAGCGCGAATATTTGCTCCACGCTGAGGGCAAGACACAGCAATTCATGGATGAGATTCTCAGTAAAACGCGCCTCAACAATATTGAACATGTTTACGTAGGTAAGGTACAAAATCTAATTCGAAAAATGGCCAAAAAATTAGCGAGTCAATACTCCCGAAAGCGCAAGCAAGTGAAACGCGGGCAATTGGATATGCCAAAGACCCTGCGCAAGGGTATTCCCAACGACGGGGTCATGTTCAATACCTATTGGCGTCAAGTTAAAAAAGATAAACCCCAGGTACTCGCGGTCTGCGATGTAAGCGGGTCGGTGGCTGCTTATGCGAAGTTCCTGCTGCTGTTTTTATACAGCTTGCAGGATGTGTTGCCGAGGGTGCGCAGTTTTGCTTTTTCCAGTCACCTTGGAGAAGTTAGCCAATATTTCGATGACTATCCCGTTGAGAAAGCGGTCGAGCTGGTTAACTGGAAGTACGGTGGCGCTACTGACTACGGCAACAGCCTGTTGGATTTCGCTAATCTTGCACTGGCGGATATAAGCAGCAATACCACGGTCATTATTTTGGGGGATGCACGCAATAATCACGGTGACCCGCGTCTGGATATTCTTCAGAGTATCTATCAGCGATCCCAGCGTGTGATCTGGCTGAATCCGGAATCAAGAAGATCCTGGG
- a CDS encoding AAA family ATPase, protein MHNQDFPQLESVERIEQGFEAHGYVCSRKIATAVFLAFQLRKPVLVEGPPGVGKTELAKTIAVLLDTPLIRLQCYEGLDEAKALYEWKYGKQLLYTQVLKEKLGDLLKGADGLAESVERLHLFGDIFYSEEFLEPRPLLKAMQQEKGAILLIDEVDKSDYEFESLLLEILSEYQVSIPEIGTVKATTSPMVFLTSNNTRDISDALKRRCLHLYIPFPSVELEERIIQTRVPNVQEQLRHQLVAFVHSLRQLDLKKAPAISETIDWARSLLLLHADELDEEIVRSTLNVLLKYEDDIEATDSALRSLLVGEDTSQPGH, encoded by the coding sequence TTGCACAATCAGGATTTTCCCCAGCTTGAATCAGTCGAACGCATAGAGCAGGGATTCGAAGCCCACGGTTACGTCTGCAGCAGAAAAATCGCAACGGCCGTGTTCCTTGCATTCCAGCTGCGTAAACCAGTGCTGGTAGAAGGCCCGCCCGGAGTGGGCAAGACTGAACTCGCAAAAACTATCGCCGTTTTGCTGGATACGCCGCTCATACGCCTGCAGTGCTACGAAGGGCTGGACGAGGCCAAGGCACTGTACGAGTGGAAGTATGGCAAACAGCTCTTGTATACCCAAGTGCTTAAGGAAAAGCTCGGCGACCTCCTCAAGGGCGCCGATGGCCTCGCAGAATCTGTGGAGAGACTGCATCTGTTCGGCGATATTTTTTACTCGGAGGAGTTTCTGGAACCACGCCCCCTGCTAAAGGCAATGCAGCAGGAGAAAGGCGCCATCCTGCTGATCGACGAAGTAGATAAATCCGACTACGAGTTCGAGTCATTGCTGCTGGAAATTCTTTCTGAATACCAGGTTTCGATACCGGAGATTGGCACGGTGAAAGCGACCACCTCTCCTATGGTATTCCTCACGAGCAACAACACGCGGGATATTTCTGATGCGCTCAAAAGACGCTGCCTGCATCTCTACATCCCTTTCCCTTCGGTCGAATTGGAAGAGCGCATTATCCAGACCCGCGTGCCCAATGTGCAGGAACAACTGCGCCACCAGCTGGTGGCATTCGTGCACTCCCTGCGCCAACTCGACCTGAAGAAGGCGCCGGCTATTTCAGAAACTATCGACTGGGCTCGCAGTCTCCTGCTGCTCCATGCTGACGAACTGGATGAAGAAATAGTCCGCAGCACACTCAATGTACTGCTCAAGTATGAGGACGACATCGAAGCAACTGATTCCGCACTGCGCAGCCTGCTCGTTGGCGAGGACACGAGCCAGCCTGGTCACTAA